A genomic stretch from Oreochromis aureus strain Israel breed Guangdong linkage group 17, ZZ_aureus, whole genome shotgun sequence includes:
- the LOC116336394 gene encoding transmembrane protein 125, with translation MPELDNLPPAREARSPELGLNGPADPAQIQHSILEEQVELWWFRDPGKSVLCYCVAVILILGCGLGGVGLLSTTTSVSSEWRLGTGTALCLLALGVLLKQLLSSAVQDMNCVRSRQRIDMLKSGGLSDLLVVLITGLSLLICGGVLLRLALANHMPKPGQALNDMYISGVVLLAGGGAAVVGVGIYSVVVILLERTRHGRRFVDRVLHIFTVSGHMDRHARRETTSSLANLI, from the coding sequence ATGCCGGAGCTGGACAACCTTCCCCCCGCGAGGGAAGCCAGGAGTCCTGAACTGGGCCTTAATGGTCCAGCAGACCCAGCACAGATTCAGCACAGCATCCTAGAGGAACAAGTGGAGCTGTGGTGGTTCAGAGATCCTGGAAAGTCTGTCCTCTGCTACTGCGTCGCTGTGATTCTCATCCTGGGTTGCGGACTCGGGGGCGTCGGCCTTCTTTCGACTACCACCAGCGTCTCGAGTGAGTGGCGGCTCGGCACGGGCACAGCTTTGTGCCTGCTAGCCTTGGGAGTCCTGCTCAAACAACTTCTCAGCTCAGCCGTGCAGGACATGAATTGCGTTCGGAGCCGACAGCGGATCGACATGCTAAAGAGCGGCGGTTTATCCGACCTTCTAGTGGTTTTAATTACCGGGCTGTCACTGTTGATTTGTGGAGGGGTTCTACTGCGTCTGGCCCTTGCCAACCATATGCCAAAGCCTGGCCAAGCCCTTAATGACATGTACATTTCTGGAGTGGTTTTGCTGGCTGGAGGTGGAGCTGCAGTTGTGGGTGTTGGGATATACTCTGTAGTGGTGATCCTTCTTGAGAGGACGAGGCACGGACGGCGGTTTGTAGACCGGGTTTTGCACATCTTCACTGTTTCAGGACATATGGACCGTCATGCTCGAAGAGAGACTACCTCCAGTTTGGCTAACCTTATATGA